A window from Chryseobacterium vaccae encodes these proteins:
- a CDS encoding DinB family protein, translating into MDTLSQLRDELEAEYHTTRKFIDAYPDGKNDYAPHEKSMKMMPLATHLAEIFEWPNTMLKTSELDFASGAFQPKHLSGREDLLNTLDDNFKSGKEALENAKEDDLNDTWALKNNGQELAKWTKYNSIRHALNQITHHRAQLGVYYRLNDIPLPGSYGPSADHPSF; encoded by the coding sequence ATGGATACTTTATCACAACTTAGAGACGAGCTTGAAGCCGAGTACCACACCACCAGAAAGTTTATAGACGCTTATCCCGACGGAAAAAACGACTATGCTCCGCATGAGAAAAGCATGAAAATGATGCCGCTGGCCACCCATCTTGCAGAAATTTTTGAATGGCCGAATACCATGCTGAAAACTTCCGAACTGGATTTTGCCAGTGGAGCCTTTCAACCGAAACATCTCTCCGGCAGGGAAGATCTCCTCAACACCCTTGATGATAACTTTAAATCCGGAAAAGAGGCTCTTGAAAATGCCAAAGAAGACGATCTTAATGATACGTGGGCATTGAAAAACAATGGTCAGGAGCTGGCAAAATGGACGAAATACAATTCTATCCGGCATGCCCTGAACCAGATTACTCATCACCGGGCACAGCTGGGCGTTTACTACAGGCTGAATGACATTCCGTTGCCGGGAAGTTATGGCCCATCTGCAGATCATCCGAGTTTTTAG
- a CDS encoding Plug and carboxypeptidase regulatory-like domain-containing protein has product MKRKISLFLMLFFTVLAMAQKTVSGKITDEDGTAIPSASVTVEEPGKDAILAYGITNSKGEYKVTFTSSESNVDLKVKAFNQKSLIKQISNSDQTQNFKMQSEATEIKEVQLKTRMITARGDTISYDLKAFGSQNDRTLADVMKKIPGVEVNKDGTILYQGNAINKFYVNGKDLMEGGYGTINNSLPKDAVQKVEVLENHQPVKILQDKVPSDQAAINIKLKNSVTMTGRGEVGSGFGDPWLWNVKLTPMFFGQKSQWVVNYKTNNMGEQVENEGNILAFGSSWEGRRINASQNDWLNVENASTPNLPVKRYLMNSVHYLSANYLTNIDKKKEWELKANANYTNNAVEREDITEEVFSPRDNRPMSTVVTSTRNNFYTDKLKGELIFTKNAKKGFFKNTTSFSQFWNGDRAVATRVGRLGNQAVESPTSSFQNSLSTIIPWKEKMVNFKSYISYQDDRQTLEVSPANYLQVLYRNPVVDSIKPIIFAPGTSVLQSMRLKTLETSHSANISFSKKGWTFTPQVALDFSSKKLNTDFMGTAIPNPTIPGDIAPTFDGPEYENNLRFTEFNPSGSLGINYKSESWLLFANLPVNFNTIKAEDDLRNVHKSLNKTTFTPNAFVQYSFASFFKASVSGNISNNFGDVKTAYAGYTLLSPGGFNVMDPNNPIPQTTSKSASSRIEYRNPLNNLFFNISYALGDSKRNLLASPFLDTNTGFTLTRYKEQENHAKTNRFGAEIGKYFPKFKTNMSVSYSNTLSKADAFLDDTQYLSKNNTQAYGFKFNNTYFNWMSIDYNLSFSRNKQDNVGLNAQGGRLGINEGFNHNLGAYFYPIENHTIGFNWDQVNTGDGEKKYNNAFYDLSYQFSWSKKKIDFELKWMNIANRRVFETYNINQVTNSVSYTRVQLRPSQVMLSVKFNFK; this is encoded by the coding sequence ATGAAAAGAAAGATTTCTTTATTTCTGATGCTTTTCTTTACAGTGCTTGCCATGGCACAGAAAACAGTTTCAGGAAAGATTACTGATGAGGATGGAACGGCTATTCCCAGTGCCAGTGTTACCGTAGAGGAACCTGGTAAAGATGCTATTCTGGCATACGGGATTACCAACTCTAAAGGAGAATACAAAGTAACATTCACTTCTTCAGAATCCAATGTAGACCTTAAGGTAAAGGCATTCAACCAGAAATCACTGATTAAGCAGATCAGCAACAGCGATCAGACCCAGAACTTCAAAATGCAATCTGAAGCTACAGAAATAAAGGAAGTACAGCTGAAAACCAGGATGATCACCGCAAGAGGAGATACCATTTCATATGACCTTAAAGCTTTCGGTAGCCAAAATGACAGGACGCTTGCCGATGTAATGAAGAAAATTCCGGGGGTTGAAGTCAATAAAGACGGAACCATTCTTTATCAGGGGAATGCGATTAATAAATTCTATGTTAACGGAAAGGACCTTATGGAAGGTGGTTACGGAACCATCAACAATTCTCTGCCAAAAGATGCCGTACAGAAAGTAGAAGTACTTGAAAATCACCAGCCGGTAAAAATCCTTCAGGATAAAGTACCTTCCGATCAGGCAGCCATCAACATCAAGCTGAAAAACTCCGTAACCATGACAGGAAGAGGAGAGGTAGGTTCCGGTTTCGGAGACCCGTGGCTTTGGAATGTAAAGCTTACCCCAATGTTTTTCGGACAGAAAAGCCAGTGGGTAGTCAATTATAAAACCAACAACATGGGGGAGCAGGTTGAAAATGAAGGAAATATTCTTGCATTTGGAAGCTCCTGGGAAGGACGAAGAATTAATGCATCCCAGAATGACTGGCTGAACGTAGAGAATGCCAGCACCCCGAATCTTCCGGTAAAAAGATACCTGATGAACAGTGTACATTATCTTTCGGCCAATTATCTGACCAACATCGATAAAAAGAAAGAATGGGAGCTGAAAGCCAACGCCAATTATACCAATAACGCCGTAGAAAGAGAAGATATCACGGAAGAAGTATTCAGTCCGAGGGACAACAGACCGATGTCAACGGTAGTTACCAGCACCAGAAATAATTTCTATACAGATAAGCTGAAAGGAGAATTAATCTTTACAAAAAACGCGAAGAAGGGGTTCTTTAAAAATACAACCAGCTTCAGCCAGTTCTGGAATGGCGATCGTGCCGTAGCAACCAGAGTGGGAAGGCTTGGAAACCAGGCGGTAGAATCTCCTACCTCTTCATTTCAGAACTCTTTAAGCACCATTATACCATGGAAAGAAAAAATGGTTAATTTTAAATCCTACATCAGTTATCAGGATGACAGACAGACATTAGAGGTTTCTCCGGCTAATTACCTTCAGGTATTATATAGAAATCCTGTTGTAGACTCTATCAAACCTATCATTTTTGCTCCGGGTACATCAGTATTGCAGAGTATGAGGCTTAAAACATTAGAAACTTCCCATTCTGCCAATATCAGCTTTAGTAAAAAAGGATGGACGTTCACTCCACAGGTAGCCCTTGATTTCTCGTCCAAAAAACTGAATACAGACTTTATGGGAACAGCAATTCCTAATCCAACAATTCCGGGAGATATTGCGCCAACCTTTGATGGTCCGGAATATGAAAACAACCTGAGATTCACAGAATTTAATCCTTCAGGATCACTAGGTATTAACTATAAATCTGAATCATGGCTTTTATTTGCCAATCTTCCTGTGAATTTCAATACCATTAAAGCAGAAGATGATCTTCGTAATGTTCATAAATCCCTGAATAAAACGACCTTTACTCCGAATGCTTTTGTACAATATTCATTTGCTTCTTTTTTCAAAGCAAGTGTAAGCGGTAATATCAGTAACAACTTTGGTGATGTTAAAACAGCTTATGCGGGATATACTCTTTTAAGTCCGGGAGGATTTAATGTAATGGATCCGAATAATCCAATTCCACAAACCACTTCAAAAAGTGCAAGCTCAAGAATTGAATACAGAAACCCGCTGAATAATTTATTTTTTAATATCAGCTATGCTTTGGGTGACAGCAAAAGAAACCTTCTTGCATCTCCATTCCTGGATACTAATACAGGTTTCACCTTAACAAGGTATAAAGAGCAGGAAAATCATGCAAAAACCAACAGGTTCGGTGCCGAGATAGGAAAATATTTCCCGAAATTCAAAACCAATATGTCGGTAAGCTATAGCAATACTTTGTCAAAAGCAGATGCATTCCTTGACGACACACAGTATCTGAGTAAAAACAATACACAGGCATACGGATTTAAATTTAACAATACCTATTTCAACTGGATGAGTATAGATTATAACCTTAGCTTTTCCAGAAATAAGCAGGATAACGTAGGATTAAACGCCCAGGGAGGAAGATTAGGTATAAACGAAGGCTTTAACCATAATCTTGGCGCTTATTTCTATCCGATAGAAAACCATACCATAGGGTTCAATTGGGATCAGGTGAATACAGGGGACGGTGAGAAAAAATACAACAATGCCTTTTACGACCTTTCTTATCAGTTCTCATGGTCTAAAAAGAAAATAGATTTCGAACTGAAATGGATGAATATTGCCAACAGAAGAGTATTTGAAACATATAATATCAACCAGGTTACAAACAGTGTATCATACACCAGGGTACAACTTCGTCCGAGCCAGGTGATGCTCAGCGTAAAATTCAACTTTAAATAA
- a CDS encoding helix-turn-helix transcriptional regulator, producing the protein MGVGTNLKRLRSKTKFSQQEIADMLGLDRNTYTNWENETTDIKSQYIPKLAEIFNVKIQDLFDSERRLEISNNTFDNKDNSVGLIIFNISDKEVISSFNSKLEELINSLKK; encoded by the coding sequence ATGGGAGTAGGTACCAATCTCAAAAGATTAAGAAGCAAAACAAAATTTTCTCAGCAGGAAATTGCAGATATGCTTGGATTAGACAGGAATACATACACGAATTGGGAGAACGAAACTACGGATATCAAATCGCAGTATATCCCGAAGCTGGCTGAAATTTTTAATGTCAAAATTCAGGACCTTTTTGATAGTGAAAGAAGGTTAGAAATTTCAAATAATACTTTCGATAATAAGGATAATTCCGTAGGATTAATTATTTTCAATATTTCTGATAAAGAAGTTATTAGCAGTTTCAATTCTAAACTTGAAGAACTTATTAATAGCCTGAAAAAATAA
- a CDS encoding GLPGLI family protein has translation MKKYFLLFIMLFFVTGFSQKLDLKTTLKVTYNTTLQLGEKYKRDQQFILIGNSQDYYFSGHNNYLSDTGQKDNLTKKSGISLSAADYLEERIIRKNGVTNVFGDYKNNRFRYIEDAETKWVLYDDTKVINGVKCQMAATNKFGRRWIAYFSKEYPQSLGPYKFTGLPGLIFELYDTRNDYHFTIARIEKDLNEYEFNLNGYKKLSKKDFLRAVYNLKFTLAAFPPIDDEAFRKQTQEMIDKVKKMYNNPLELKPFE, from the coding sequence ATGAAAAAATATTTTTTATTGTTTATAATGTTATTTTTTGTGACGGGTTTTTCTCAAAAACTTGATCTCAAAACAACCTTAAAAGTCACATACAATACTACCCTTCAGTTAGGTGAAAAATATAAACGCGATCAACAATTTATTTTAATAGGAAATTCGCAGGATTATTATTTTTCAGGACATAATAACTATTTATCCGATACAGGACAGAAAGATAATTTGACAAAAAAAAGCGGGATTAGTCTTTCAGCTGCAGATTATTTAGAAGAACGAATTATAAGAAAAAATGGTGTCACAAATGTTTTTGGTGATTATAAAAACAATCGTTTTAGGTATATAGAAGATGCAGAAACAAAATGGGTTTTGTATGATGATACAAAAGTGATTAATGGTGTAAAATGTCAGATGGCGGCAACTAATAAATTTGGAAGAAGGTGGATTGCCTATTTTTCTAAAGAATATCCACAATCTTTAGGACCTTATAAATTTACAGGTTTACCAGGGTTAATCTTTGAGCTATATGATACACGGAATGATTATCATTTTACCATAGCCAGAATAGAAAAAGATTTAAATGAATATGAATTCAACTTAAATGGATATAAAAAACTTAGTAAAAAGGATTTTTTAAGAGCTGTTTATAATCTGAAGTTTACGCTTGCAGCCTTTCCTCCAATCGATGATGAAGCTTTTAGAAAACAAACACAGGAAATGATTGATAAAGTGAAGAAAATGTATAACAATCCTTTAGAATTAAAACCTTTTGAATAG
- a CDS encoding cupin-like domain-containing protein has product MGIILKPIDVVDDISKEDFYEKYLKPRRPVVIKNMARKWPAYQKWTMDYVKETVGDVIVPLYDSSKADPAAPINTPTAEMKFGDYIDLIQREPTDLRIFFFDPIKHAKNLLQDYISPKDLMGGFLDKYPSMFFGGRGSVTFLHYDIDMAHIFHTHFNGRKHVKLFEYKWKERLYQLPYATYALEDYDIDNPDFEKFPALDGIEGIECFLEHGDTLFMPTGWWHWMKYLDGSFSISLRAWDKSWAVKAHSLWNLTVQRKFDDIMKKNFKKKYMDWKEKKAIIRAELALKRGLPR; this is encoded by the coding sequence ATGGGAATTATTTTAAAGCCTATAGATGTTGTAGATGATATTTCAAAAGAAGATTTCTACGAAAAATATCTTAAGCCCAGGAGGCCCGTTGTCATCAAAAATATGGCAAGAAAATGGCCTGCTTATCAGAAATGGACAATGGACTATGTGAAGGAGACGGTAGGAGATGTAATAGTTCCTTTATATGATAGTTCAAAGGCTGATCCGGCAGCTCCGATTAATACCCCTACTGCCGAGATGAAATTCGGTGATTATATAGATCTTATTCAGAGAGAACCTACTGATTTGAGGATTTTTTTCTTTGATCCAATAAAACACGCGAAAAATTTATTACAGGATTATATTTCACCTAAAGACCTTATGGGTGGGTTTCTGGATAAATATCCGTCTATGTTTTTCGGAGGGAGAGGCTCTGTAACCTTCCTTCATTATGATATTGATATGGCCCATATTTTCCATACTCATTTTAATGGAAGAAAGCATGTAAAATTATTCGAATACAAGTGGAAAGAGAGACTATATCAGCTTCCTTATGCTACCTATGCACTGGAAGATTATGATATTGACAATCCTGACTTTGAAAAATTCCCGGCCCTTGACGGTATAGAAGGAATTGAATGCTTCCTTGAACATGGTGATACTCTTTTCATGCCCACTGGATGGTGGCACTGGATGAAGTATCTGGACGGAAGTTTTTCAATCTCCCTGAGAGCCTGGGACAAATCATGGGCTGTAAAAGCTCATTCATTATGGAATCTTACCGTACAGCGTAAGTTTGATGATATTATGAAAAAGAACTTCAAAAAGAAGTATATGGACTGGAAAGAAAAGAAAGCTATTATAAGAGCTGAACTGGCCCTGAAAAGAGGCCTGCCGAGATAA
- a CDS encoding T9SS-dependent choice-of-anchor J family protein codes for MKQIYQFLLIMGFLPVCLSAQQYSQSFDSDTMPSDWTVINGGDPEKEWKAWAPGSLSLVDSHSGSHFLGLQYGSTAHDDYAISPAITVTAGVSDKLSFWSRNKGSSLAEQFDVKISTTTPTADAFTNTMAAAVKPPTAWTKYSYDLTPYIGQTIYIAFYSSTNNIWFIGIDDFEISSNSLGTSEAALSKASIYPNPVTDILNIKNKNKMSEITVYDLTGKMHKQEMVNSDQAAVNVSDLTAGNYLIKIKEGQTEKTYKIIKK; via the coding sequence ATGAAACAAATTTATCAATTTCTATTGATCATGGGTTTTTTGCCCGTATGCCTTTCAGCGCAGCAGTACTCACAAAGTTTCGATTCGGATACGATGCCGTCAGATTGGACAGTCATTAACGGAGGAGATCCTGAGAAAGAATGGAAAGCCTGGGCCCCGGGCAGTCTCTCTCTTGTTGATTCGCATTCCGGGTCTCATTTCTTAGGACTGCAGTATGGCTCCACAGCACACGATGATTATGCGATAAGCCCTGCCATAACAGTTACGGCGGGAGTATCGGATAAGCTGTCCTTTTGGAGCAGAAACAAAGGATCCAGTTTGGCAGAACAATTTGATGTAAAAATATCAACTACTACGCCTACTGCCGATGCCTTTACGAATACAATGGCAGCCGCAGTGAAGCCGCCGACAGCCTGGACGAAATACAGCTACGATCTTACGCCATATATAGGGCAGACCATTTATATTGCCTTCTATTCTTCAACAAATAATATCTGGTTTATCGGGATCGATGATTTTGAAATCTCTTCAAACAGTCTCGGAACTTCTGAAGCCGCTTTAAGTAAAGCTTCCATTTACCCGAATCCTGTAACGGATATTTTAAACATTAAAAATAAAAACAAAATGTCTGAAATAACTGTTTATGATCTTACAGGAAAAATGCATAAACAAGAAATGGTAAATTCAGATCAGGCAGCTGTAAATGTAAGCGATCTGACAGCAGGAAATTATCTCATAAAAATTAAAGAAGGACAAACTGAAAAAACATATAAAATCATTAAAAAATAG
- a CDS encoding M14 family metallopeptidase: MKLHYILLILSCSFLSAQKNFQTPFEKGNGNQTLTYSEMNEYYQDLAKNFNTIQYLKKGEDDNGKPIYVVLYNPFPEKDLEKLRKDKAILFINNGIHPGEPDGIDATMMLMRDLAVKKIKTPQNFVVAAISAYNISGMLNRSSHSRANQNGPEQYGFRGNARNYDLNRDFIKADSKNARSFQEIYQWLKPDVFIDNHVSNGADYQYTFTYISTFKERLGNVLGDYFYKNYQAANLEEMKKLGYESTPYVNIHGDVPDIGFASFEDSPRYSTGYTSLFNSLGTVPETHMLKPYDKRVDATYKYMLVNLHNLDKDYKKIKQLRIDNVKQYQAGQQYGIRWKIDSTRFSTMDFKGYEGSYKPSEISGKPRLYYDRNKPFTKKIKLFTEAVPTGYITIPKYYVIPQSQYRVLEEFRRNRIVMKPVQKDSMITVESYKIKDFKTVKNPYEGHYLHFDTTVESAKKEHSFSAGDYIVPTDQPGVKYIIETLEPEALDSFFNWNLFDGILAQKEYYSAYIFEDTAAELLKKDKKLKEAFEAQKASDKKFAEDGEAQLDWVYRHSPYFEEKTFRQYPVYRIL, translated from the coding sequence ATGAAACTGCACTATATTCTGTTGATCCTAAGTTGTTCCTTTCTATCTGCACAGAAAAACTTTCAGACCCCTTTTGAAAAAGGAAATGGAAATCAGACTCTTACCTATTCGGAAATGAATGAGTATTATCAGGATCTGGCGAAAAATTTTAATACCATCCAATACCTTAAAAAAGGCGAAGATGACAATGGAAAGCCTATTTATGTTGTTCTGTACAACCCTTTTCCTGAAAAAGACCTTGAAAAGCTGAGAAAAGATAAAGCCATTCTTTTCATCAACAACGGAATACATCCCGGTGAGCCGGACGGAATAGATGCCACCATGATGCTGATGCGGGATCTGGCAGTAAAGAAAATAAAAACACCTCAGAACTTTGTTGTTGCAGCGATTTCAGCCTATAACATTAGTGGTATGCTGAACAGAAGTTCTCATTCAAGAGCCAACCAGAATGGGCCGGAACAGTATGGTTTCAGGGGAAACGCAAGAAATTATGACCTGAACCGGGATTTCATCAAAGCAGATTCCAAAAATGCCAGAAGCTTTCAGGAGATCTATCAATGGCTGAAACCGGATGTGTTTATCGATAATCATGTAAGTAACGGGGCAGATTATCAGTATACTTTCACCTATATTTCTACTTTCAAAGAACGTCTTGGAAATGTTTTGGGAGATTATTTTTATAAAAATTATCAGGCAGCCAATCTTGAAGAGATGAAGAAACTTGGCTACGAAAGTACCCCATATGTAAATATTCACGGTGATGTTCCGGATATCGGTTTTGCTTCATTTGAAGATTCACCTAGATATTCTACGGGCTATACTTCTTTATTCAACTCATTAGGAACTGTTCCAGAGACCCACATGCTCAAACCGTATGATAAAAGAGTGGATGCTACCTACAAATACATGCTGGTAAACCTTCATAACCTGGATAAAGACTATAAAAAGATAAAACAGCTCCGGATTGATAATGTAAAGCAATACCAAGCCGGACAGCAATACGGAATCCGCTGGAAGATAGATTCAACCCGATTTTCTACCATGGATTTTAAAGGCTATGAAGGAAGTTATAAACCCAGTGAGATTTCTGGCAAACCACGACTGTATTATGACCGAAACAAACCTTTTACAAAGAAAATAAAACTGTTTACCGAGGCTGTTCCTACAGGATACATTACCATTCCGAAATATTATGTGATTCCTCAGTCTCAGTACAGGGTTCTTGAAGAGTTCAGGAGAAATCGGATCGTCATGAAACCCGTTCAGAAAGACAGTATGATTACAGTTGAATCATATAAAATCAAGGATTTCAAAACAGTAAAGAATCCTTATGAAGGACATTATCTGCACTTTGATACTACGGTAGAATCGGCTAAAAAAGAGCATTCTTTTTCGGCTGGAGATTATATTGTTCCGACCGATCAGCCTGGAGTAAAATACATCATTGAAACCCTTGAACCTGAAGCATTAGACTCTTTTTTCAACTGGAATTTATTTGATGGAATTCTGGCACAGAAAGAATATTATTCAGCCTATATTTTTGAAGATACCGCAGCTGAATTACTGAAGAAAGATAAAAAGCTTAAAGAAGCTTTCGAGGCTCAGAAAGCATCAGATAAAAAATTTGCGGAAGACGGAGAGGCGCAGCTTGATTGGGTCTACAGACACTCACCTTATTTTGAAGAAAAAACATTCAGGCAATATCCTGTTTACAGAATTTTGTAG
- a CDS encoding metallophosphoesterase family protein: MSRTLAIGDIHGGLRALIQVLERAEVSKSDRLVFLGDYVDGWSESSEVITFLKKLSEEQECIFIKGNHDAWCEDWIAFGNEPDVWLFNGGKSTVESYKNYSLEELEVHLEFFQRMKNFHIDEKNRLFIHAGYSSMHGPEKEVYSSNYHWDRTLWETAVSMDTKLEKSSELYPKRLLLYHEIFIGHTPTLYIGSKEPVNKANVWNLDTGAAFTGALTILDIDTKEFWQSDSLPSLYPDEKGRNND; this comes from the coding sequence ATGAGCAGAACATTAGCAATAGGAGATATTCACGGAGGGTTGAGAGCCTTAATACAGGTTCTGGAAAGGGCAGAGGTTTCAAAGTCGGACCGCCTGGTTTTTCTTGGAGATTATGTAGACGGATGGAGTGAATCTTCTGAAGTAATCACTTTTTTAAAGAAGCTCTCAGAAGAGCAGGAGTGTATCTTTATCAAAGGAAATCATGATGCCTGGTGTGAAGACTGGATTGCTTTTGGAAATGAACCGGATGTATGGCTTTTCAATGGAGGAAAAAGCACCGTAGAAAGCTATAAAAACTATTCTTTGGAAGAGCTGGAGGTTCATCTTGAATTTTTTCAGAGAATGAAAAATTTTCATATCGATGAAAAGAACCGCTTGTTTATTCATGCCGGATATTCCTCCATGCACGGTCCTGAAAAAGAAGTCTATTCCAGCAACTATCATTGGGACAGAACCCTTTGGGAAACAGCTGTTTCAATGGATACCAAACTGGAAAAGAGTTCTGAATTGTATCCTAAAAGGCTGCTTTTGTACCATGAAATCTTTATTGGCCACACCCCGACTTTATATATCGGAAGCAAAGAACCTGTCAATAAAGCCAACGTTTGGAACCTTGATACAGGCGCAGCTTTTACAGGAGCCCTTACTATACTGGATATTGATACTAAAGAATTCTGGCAGAGCGATTCCCTACCATCTTTATACCCGGATGAAAAAGGAAGGAATAACGATTAA
- a CDS encoding RNA 2'-phosphotransferase, with translation MNEIEKKRISKFLSLILRHHPETIQLKLDENGWADVEELRTKSAKRSVFFTVEELDEVVETNNKKRFAFNEDKTKIRASQGHSIDIDLGVEPQTPPAYLYHGTAETNIASILEKGIEKRSRQHVHLSIDKETATKVGMRHGKPVILTIRTGKMAEDGVLFYLSANGVWLTDFVEAKYISK, from the coding sequence ATGAACGAAATAGAAAAGAAAAGAATAAGTAAGTTTTTGAGCCTTATTCTGAGGCATCACCCGGAAACCATTCAGCTGAAACTGGATGAAAACGGATGGGCAGATGTAGAAGAACTGAGAACAAAGTCAGCGAAGAGAAGTGTTTTCTTTACCGTTGAAGAATTGGATGAGGTAGTAGAAACGAACAATAAAAAACGTTTTGCTTTCAATGAAGATAAAACGAAAATAAGAGCCAGCCAGGGCCATTCCATTGATATTGATCTGGGCGTTGAACCACAAACCCCGCCTGCATATCTATACCACGGAACAGCAGAAACCAATATCGCCTCAATCCTGGAAAAAGGAATTGAAAAAAGAAGCCGCCAGCATGTACATTTAAGCATTGATAAAGAGACCGCAACAAAAGTTGGGATGAGACACGGAAAACCTGTTATTTTAACCATTAGAACAGGGAAAATGGCTGAAGACGGAGTTTTGTTTTACCTCTCTGCAAACGGAGTCTGGCTGACAGATTTTGTTGAGGCTAAATACATCTCAAAGTAA
- a CDS encoding ADP-ribosylglycohydrolase family protein, which produces MKNTVKAGILGLCIGDALGVPVEFRSREQLRRSPVTKMRALGTHHQPAGTWSDDSSLALCLADSLCNGYDPENIALKFLQWYNAEIWTPHGRVFDIGIATRQAIHKISKGIAPQLCGGTSEYDNGNGSLMRILPLLFYIKNFKIEQRFDIIKEVSSITHAHIRSVLACFIYLEFLLEIMNGTGKNESYKKMQATVIHFLDYTPICSQNEMDQFERILKNNISSYPEDEIKSSGYVLHSLEASLWCFLNSESYSEAVLKAVNLGEDTDTTGAITGGIAGIYYGFGNIPQDWIAELVRKDDIAELCEKLENKYFPIV; this is translated from the coding sequence ATGAAAAATACGGTAAAAGCAGGAATTCTGGGGCTTTGTATTGGAGATGCGCTGGGAGTTCCTGTAGAATTCAGAAGCAGAGAACAACTTAGACGTTCTCCGGTCACTAAAATGAGAGCTTTAGGAACACATCATCAGCCTGCCGGAACATGGAGTGATGACAGTTCTTTAGCGTTATGTCTTGCGGACAGCCTATGTAACGGATATGATCCGGAAAATATCGCATTGAAGTTTCTTCAATGGTATAATGCAGAAATCTGGACACCTCATGGACGGGTTTTTGATATTGGTATTGCTACCAGACAGGCCATTCATAAGATCAGTAAGGGGATTGCTCCCCAACTATGTGGAGGGACCAGTGAATATGATAATGGAAATGGTTCTTTAATGCGAATTTTACCCCTGTTGTTTTACATTAAAAATTTTAAGATAGAGCAGAGGTTTGATATAATTAAAGAAGTCTCTTCCATCACTCACGCCCATATTCGTTCCGTATTAGCGTGTTTTATTTATCTTGAATTTCTGTTGGAAATTATGAATGGAACTGGAAAAAATGAATCATATAAAAAAATGCAGGCAACAGTAATCCATTTTTTGGATTATACCCCCATTTGTTCACAGAACGAAATGGATCAATTTGAACGGATTTTAAAGAACAATATTTCAAGCTATCCCGAAGACGAAATCAAAAGCAGCGGTTACGTTTTGCATAGTCTGGAAGCCTCATTATGGTGTTTCCTGAATTCGGAAAGCTATTCCGAAGCCGTTCTGAAAGCCGTGAATCTGGGTGAAGATACAGACACCACAGGAGCAATTACAGGAGGAATAGCAGGTATTTATTATGGCTTTGGAAATATTCCGCAGGATTGGATCGCAGAGTTGGTAAGGAAAGATGATATTGCAGAACTTTGCGAAAAATTGGAGAATAAATATTTCCCAATAGTATAA